In a single window of the Caldivirga sp. genome:
- the lysS gene encoding lysine--tRNA ligase produces MYKPQWDPNRIRIVEELRNRGVNPYPHKFEITHTISQIREIAKKYPVSHDPFIKGIRTVGRVANIRRHGKASFVDIFDEGERLQLYLRINELGDRFEEFHKYVDRGDIIGVEGDLFYTLKGELTLLVHDYALLAKALLEPPDWSKYTTEWRYMHRYLDFLYNSEARRIIQTRFRIIQAIREYLNSRGFMEVETPILQPVYGGALAKPFKTHVNALDEDWYLRISLELYLKRFIIGGFNKVYEIGKVFRNEDIDVYHNPEFTMLELYWAYADYNDIMRLTEDLISQVAVKVIGKDTVEYPTGEGKVEVKLTAPFRRMTMYEALSNELGKNIESMSDEELRRLMNENGLVPRGGQYVRGFMIEKLFDKLVAPKLTQPTFITDYPQETTPLCKPHRSKPGLIERFELYIAGMELANAYTELNDPQLQHRFFEEEAERFRGGDEEAHPYDYDFVLALSYGMPPTGGLGVGIDRLVMVLTGQYSIKEVIPFPMIKH; encoded by the coding sequence ATGTATAAGCCTCAGTGGGACCCAAATAGGATAAGGATTGTGGAGGAATTAAGGAACAGGGGTGTTAACCCATATCCACATAAGTTTGAGATTACGCACACTATAAGTCAAATTAGGGAAATTGCTAAGAAGTACCCTGTTAGCCATGACCCATTCATTAAGGGCATTAGGACAGTGGGTAGGGTTGCTAATATTAGGAGGCATGGTAAGGCTTCATTCGTCGACATATTTGATGAGGGGGAGAGACTCCAATTATACTTAAGGATTAATGAACTTGGAGATAGGTTTGAGGAATTCCATAAGTACGTTGATAGGGGTGATATTATTGGGGTTGAGGGTGACTTATTCTATACGCTTAAGGGTGAATTAACGCTCCTTGTCCATGACTACGCGCTACTGGCTAAGGCACTCCTTGAACCACCGGATTGGAGTAAGTATACTACGGAGTGGAGGTACATGCACAGGTACCTTGACTTCCTATACAATAGTGAAGCTAGGAGGATTATTCAAACTAGGTTCAGGATTATTCAAGCCATTAGGGAGTACTTAAACTCAAGGGGGTTCATGGAGGTTGAGACCCCCATCCTGCAGCCTGTTTACGGTGGAGCGTTGGCTAAGCCATTTAAGACTCACGTTAATGCGCTTGATGAGGATTGGTACCTGAGGATTAGCCTTGAGCTTTACTTAAAGAGGTTCATAATTGGGGGTTTCAATAAGGTGTATGAGATTGGGAAGGTGTTTAGGAATGAGGACATTGATGTTTACCATAATCCAGAATTCACAATGCTTGAACTATACTGGGCCTACGCGGATTACAATGATATCATGAGGCTTACCGAGGACTTAATATCCCAAGTCGCAGTGAAGGTTATTGGTAAGGACACTGTGGAGTACCCTACTGGCGAAGGAAAGGTTGAGGTTAAGTTAACCGCGCCGTTCAGAAGAATGACAATGTATGAGGCGCTTAGTAATGAGTTAGGTAAGAACATTGAGTCAATGAGTGATGAGGAGTTGAGGAGGCTAATGAATGAGAATGGGCTAGTGCCTAGGGGTGGGCAGTACGTTAGGGGGTTTATGATTGAGAAATTATTTGATAAACTTGTTGCACCCAAGTTAACTCAACCAACATTCATTACGGATTACCCGCAGGAAACCACACCACTCTGTAAGCCCCATAGGTCTAAGCCGGGCTTAATAGAGAGGTTTGAATTATACATTGCAGGAATGGAGCTTGCCAACGCGTACACTGAGCTTAATGACCCCCAACTACAGCACAGGTTCTTCGAGGAGGAGGCTGAACGCTTCAGGGGAGGTGACGAGGAGGCGCACCCCTATGACTATGACTTTGTCCTAGCCTTAAGCTACGGAATGCCACCAACGGGGGGATTAGGCGTAGGCATTGATAGGCTAGTGATGGTGTTGACTGGGCAATACTCAATAAAGGAAGTGATACCATTCC